One region of Enterobacter ludwigii genomic DNA includes:
- a CDS encoding ATP-binding cassette domain-containing protein has translation MLKVKDLTIKPLFREVNFCVPRGEIVTLMGPSGSGKSTLFAWMVGALSDDFQAQGELWLDERRCDRLPVESRGLGILFQDALLFDHFTVGQNLLLALPERIVGRARRDAVEQALSSAGLKNHYASDPATLSGGERARVSLLRALLAEPQALLLDEPFGRLDKTLRATFRTWVFDVVRARGIPVILVTHDEEDIPPSGEVIAISRWQ, from the coding sequence ATGCTGAAGGTAAAAGATCTCACCATCAAACCGCTTTTCCGCGAGGTCAATTTCTGTGTGCCTCGCGGAGAGATTGTCACCCTGATGGGACCATCTGGTAGTGGGAAATCGACCCTTTTTGCCTGGATGGTGGGCGCGCTGTCCGACGATTTCCAGGCCCAGGGCGAGTTATGGTTAGACGAGCGCCGCTGCGACAGGCTTCCTGTAGAATCCCGCGGGCTGGGTATTCTCTTTCAGGATGCCCTGCTGTTTGACCACTTCACTGTTGGTCAAAATTTGTTGCTGGCATTACCCGAGCGGATTGTCGGACGCGCACGGCGGGATGCGGTCGAGCAGGCACTGAGTTCCGCCGGGCTTAAAAACCACTACGCCAGCGATCCGGCGACTCTCTCCGGCGGGGAGCGCGCCAGGGTCAGTCTGTTGCGGGCCCTGCTCGCTGAGCCGCAGGCGTTACTGCTCGATGAACCGTTCGGGCGCCTCGACAAAACGCTACGCGCGACGTTTCGGACATGGGTGTTTGACGTTGTCCGGGCACGCGGCATACCGGTTATTCTGGTCACGCATGATGAGGAAGACATTCCACCCAGCGGTGAGGTGATTGCGATTTCTCGCTGGCAATAA